The nucleotide sequence CAGAGGGGGGACAGGTGAAAGGGGAAAGGAGAAAGGTGGCCTCCACTCCGCTCACGACAGTTTACGACAGTCACGCGATATCCTCCTAGCGTTATAAATAGAAGGGCAGCGTGCCCGAACTGTTTGTAAAAATTGAATGTTGGTTAGAAAAGCAACACAGTCAATCACTCAGGCATACTGACAAGATAAGCACCgtgaaaaaatgttaaatagaTCCTAAAAGATTCGGAAAATTATTCGGCTTTAAAGGGAACGTATTATGATCACAATTTATCACCTAGTAAACTCCGAAATTTACTCAAAGCAACAGAAATACTGGACACAACTTGGAAGGtaatacctcgttgagcttgtaaaaagttgtatttttgtccttttttttaagaagGGAATGAAACCCCTTAGAAAAAAACTTGGCCACTTGGGTTAAAAGTGATGTGAATTATTAGTTGGGATCCTTAGCTATTCAAAACCGTTGTTACATTTCGTTACATTTTTCCTAAGTTGCTAGGAAAATTCGTCCAAAAATTCATATGTATTGCCAAAATCACGAAATATTTTGGCAAAAACAATACAAGAGAAGTTCTGAACATCCATAGATTGTCTTACCTCGttaaaatcgaaataaaattCACAATCGATTCACATTCCAAtattttttccgattattttCGCATAAAAATGTGAAAAGGGCGAAAATTgtcaacaaaaaataatacaaaatcaCCATGTTTGCCACTGTTTTTGTAAAGGTGGTCACTAATTGGACAGTCATTCCTCtgaaaaatgttatattatatgtataaataaaaaacggACTAGTTTTTCCTGACGCATTTTAACGTAGAAGTTAGAAAATTTTACTGGAATTTATTACACGCTTAATAATTCTCTGAAAAGTCATAGAAAAAGTTTAAAGAAACTTTTTAGGACCTTAAATTAGTGTCTTGTCAAAGGGGGACCTGATTTTTCTGAGTGAGTGGGCAGATAGGCGAAAAATAAGGAGGTGTGGGAGCAGCAGGAAATTAGCACAAACTATGCCGCAAGAAAAGTTAGTTGCGAAGCCTAATAAGCGGCGCCCATGGACTAGGACTATGAGTCCTGGCCATACCCCACAACCATCATCCGCCCTGTTGGCCGACGATTTGCCAACGTTTTCACTTTCACATTTGCGTGATGCCGCTGACGTCGCTGCCTCtgtcgacgtcgctgtcgtCGCATTGCGAATTCCTGGCAGCAGCGGGCAAAGTTTTAGCATACTTTTCGGCGGCGGCGACAGTATTTTTTGTGCACTTGACATGTTTTGACACGCTCCACGCTCGTTGCTCCTTCCAAAATCCTTTGGCGCAAAGGGAAGAGAAGGAGGTCCTGCGCCTGCCAGGACGAAGCATGTTCGCCTTGCCGCTGGAGTTCGATATTGTTTTGCGCGCCAAAAATGCTAGCGATAATCTGGTGAGCCAACTAACAATTACCACACCTGCCCTGGCAACTCACCACGTTGCCCAGGACAACGGCTATGGCTAGCAACCCTTCCAGTCAGGACCTTCTAGCAGGACCTTTCCAGGCGACGCTTTCCGTTTGTTTACCTGCGCGGCGTGTTGCTTTAGTTACTGACCAACAGCCGTTCGCAAAAGGCCATTTTTCCACGCTTGTTTTTTCATTTCTCTCTCACTGTTTGCAATAATTTCTGCATGATTAACGCGAGAATatgttaaattattaattggcCGGCCGGCGTGTTTTGCATTTAACGTCCAGCCGGAGGTGTGATGCGTTTGGAAAAAGTAATTGCTTTCGCCCCGCCAATCAGCCACTCGACACACGCACAAAAGGCCGGCTGACAACCCAACGAAACAACCACCAATAAATAAACAACACTACACTCCACtcgatatatatatacatggCATTTACCATATACTTTCACCAAAATATTTGCTGGCAATTAAGCCGGAGACTGTGAGAATTACGCGATCCATCAAACGTTGCCCGTGGGCGGCGGCAGTGGGCGGGGCTGGTATGTTGCCGTGATGCAAATTGATGCAATATGCAAATGGcattttaattagtttattaATCGGCTGCGGCCTCAACTCAGCAGGTGCAATCGCCTGCCCATAATTTTCCGGCGGGCGAAGTAATTAATTTTTGAACCCTCTTTTAACTGGATTTTTCtcgtatttttttgtttttgtagcCCCAATTGCTGCGGCAGCGGGACCGAAGTCATCGCAACGCGCTGCACTATTGTGCCGCGCAGGACGTCGATCGGAGCAAGGACCTCGTGGCGGCCGCCAGCATCGCGATCGCAGCCCCCGAGCTGCTGGAGTCGGCGGACGAGGATGGCTTCACCCCGCTCCACCTGGCCGTTATCCAGGGCAACCTGGCCATGGTCAACCTGCTGCTGGCCAACAAGGCGGACGTGAATGCGGTGGACAACGAGGGCCACTCGGTGGTGCACTGGGCCACGGGTGAGTGTGCGGATGGCAAGCAGTACAGTGGAGCTTCCTTAACAAAAATCATTCTATCccaccaaaaaaataaatattttatgagaTGGAATCGATATTATTTGAAGTTCCTACCACAAACTAATTGATCTCTAAGACTTTGATTATTAGAATTAGTCTATAGACAACGGattatttataaaacagcATTCCTAACATTCGATGTATGCTTAagcatttttattattataaaaaaaatgaatatttgTGTACAATGAGAGTTTGCTTAGAATCGAATGTTAACAATAAGTTTCTAGaatacgtttttataatcCAATGTCTAATAATCCTCTGTAGCCACTGTAATCCTGTTTTTTGTAcaattttattgatttaataACTTCTTTTATTTGGTCACCTAAAagcaaacaatttttatttaatctatagttttgtttgcattAAACCAGCCAAATAGAGAGCTAAATTAATTACATttgcaaataaaatataaactatTTGTTTAGGTCCGCAAGCACTTTCCAATCAATTAAAGCCATAAAAGCTGTGTGTATACATGGTCTAGAAAAGTTTTAATTAATTGAAGTGTACTGTGATTAACTAATTAATATGATTAATTTGTGCTGACTGCGGGTGATAGAGGAATCAATTTAGTTTTAAGTagattaataaaaaaaaacatatatgcAAATTAGTAATATGCGTTAATTAatgaaaaatataatttaataaaattaaatttaatttgtattatttatgaATCCTTTTCAGTATGCGGTGAGGTGGAGTCCTTGCGAGCGGTCCTGGCGGCAGGAGCAAGTGTGGCCAAGCCGGACGCCAATGGAGGTACTCCGCTGCACTATGCCGCCCAGATGTGCGGAGCCAGTCACGATAGCAAGCAGCAGGCCAGTTCCAGCACCAGTTCCAGGCTCTCCTTGGAGATCCTGGGCATCCTGCTGTCCCATCCCCAGAGCAGTGTGGATGTCCAGGACAAAGATGGTCGGCAGCCGCTTCTTTGGGCCGCCTCCGCAGGATCGGCCAAGGCAGTGATTGCCCTGGTTAAAGCGGGTGCAAGGGTGGAGTCCTCGGACAAGTGAGTTCTTTATATAACCTCTACTATAAACCATATATACATATCCTAATCCTTTCAGGGATGGCCTCACTGCCCTGCATTGTGCTGGTTCCCGGGGACACACCGAATGCATTGACACCCTAATAGGCCTTTGTGGTGCCCCCACTGATCTCATCGACTCCAATGGCTGCACAGCCCTACATTATGCCGTGACTTTGGGTCATGCAGATGCCACAGCCAGATTGTTGGACCTGGAGGCGGATCCCAATCGTCAGGATCGCAAGGGACGCACACCAGCCCATTGCGGCTGCTCCAAAGGACAATTTGAGACATTGAAGTTGCTAAAGGATCGCGGTGCAAATCTCTGGCTGCGCAATGCCAAGGGGGATCTCCCACTTCATGAGGCCGCTGCCTCTGGCAGAAGGGAGCTCCTGGAGTGGCTCCTCAACCAACGCCCCAAACAGGTGAACACCACTAGCAATGATGGACGTAGCCTTCTGCACATTGCGGCTGCTAATGATTACACGGATATGTGTAAACTTCTACTGGATTACGGAGCAGATGTGAATGCCGTGTATAGGAATTCCAGAGGTTTGGTCCTGACACCACTAGATGGAGCTTTGCAAAGGGGTCACCGCTCCACGGCCAAGTTCCTTCAGGCCAATGGGGGTCAACCGGCCAATAAAGTAAGATTGTCGAGCAGAAGGGTTGGAAATCCCTTCCATGAAACCAATGCCACGGATATGGTGAGACCTCTGAAGTATGTGGAGAAGGAGGAACTGCATGATCTGCGTAGCTCCAAGAAGTATGTGGTTTACCTAAAGCGCTCCGATTCGGATAATGGGAATGGCAATGGTAATGGTAAGGCGGAGGAACCCGATCCTGGGGACTGCAGCTGTTCGGAGCAGACTTACCGCAAGGAGCAGCGTATGAGGCACGTTTGCCGGCGACACAAGAGGAGGCAACTAAGGAGGCGGACCAGCAGTTGTGGCGAATCCAAGCACGAGCGATGCAGTGAAATCTGCCGCTCCAAGAGCAACATCGAGATTCGGAGGAGGAAATCCCGCGAGCGGTACGCCAGCTCCAGTGAGtgggaggaggaggacgatgAGGAGGACTCCTGCGAAAACTGCTGCTACCACAAAAGGCAAAAAGATCGAGTGGTTTCCCGTAAGCGATCCACTTCCTCCAGGAAGTCAAAAAACCGAGAAGATAGCGACGAGGAGAATCATACAGCCAACTCTTCGCCGGAGAAGGGTTCGCGGAAACCTCTGACCGTTAATGGGGATCATCAGGCTAGGAGCTCCAGTGCAAAGGAGCCACCCCCATCTTCGCCCACCAAGGAAGGCACCTTCATCAAGTCACCAACCCAAAGCGCCAAGAGTGAGCAAACCGCTCCAATGGACAATCTTCTGGTGGAGGAATCCCATGCAGTGGAACTAACAGATGAAGAACAGGAGGCTGCCAAGTCGGTGGTGACACAGGTGGACGTTCATCATGATGCCGAGGAGAATCAGACTTCCAAATCTTCCGAGGAGCAACCAGCTGTAGAGGAAAATGTTAAGGAGAAGGAAGAAGCTAAGCTGCAGCTGAGTGAAGAGGAAACCCAGTTGTTGTCCAAGGAAGTGGAGCAGGTGATCAAGATAGCAGCCACTGCGCTAAGCAGCGAGTCCAAGAGTTCCTCCAGTGAGGAGAAGCCAGAGGAGAAAGAGCTTCCCAAAGAAAGTGAAGAACCTGCAATGGAAAAACCTGAAGAGGTTGCTAAGGAATCCTCAAAGCCTCCAACCCCCAATGCGCCACCACCCTCTAAGCCTGCCACGCCTCCACCACAACCAAAAGAGGGGGCTGGAGGAGAGAAACCACAGCCAAATGCCAACACTGCCGAAGGGGTTGAATCTGTGGCTTCAGAGCCACCTTCTGATGGCAAAAAAACCGAGCAGATTGAGCAGGCTGAAGCCAAACCGAAACCAAATAGCAATCCTAGTCCAACACCCACTCCGCAACCCACTCCTCCACCCACCGCTCCCCCTGCAGAGCCGAAAAAGCCGCCAACCGCACCACAGCCACGCCCATCCACAGCCCAAACGCCCACCTCCCAGCCGAAGGAGCCACCGCAAAGGGAACAGGAGACGAGGCGCTCCTTCACACTCCTGGCCTCCGATTCGGCGGACGATGACCCAGTTCCCATTCCGAATTCCAATCCTCCAGCTTCAGCTTCCGATGAGCCAGCCATCGAGCGGAAATCGAGCTTCCAAGTGCTGAAAAGCGATGACTCCCTGGATGAGAATGGCAAGAGACCTGGTCGCAAGGTCGACTACGACCAAGCAGGCAATCAAGTCTTTCAGGTGGTGAGCGAGGGGGCATCTGCGGTCCAGTTGCCCAGTGCCTCGGAGCTGGAGAAGATGGAGTATGACTATGAGGAGTACGATGAAGagtacgatgatgatgatagGGATGGTATGGATCCAGAGCATGATAGTGCCTTGCGACGCTTTCTCAGCAGCGGAAATCGACATGGAGTTGGAAGTTCTGGAGCTGGAGCAGGAGGATTGGGTGGAGCAGCCGCAGCTGGAGGATCCATTGCAGATGACACATCAGAGGGGATGGGTAATGGAAGGAAAAGGCGTCTTAAAAAGCGCGTGCGCAGCGGCAACAAAACGCGCAGCAATTGGAAAAACTCTCAGGACTCACGCGATGGCAGCAACATGGCTTTGGCCACCACTAAGGATCAGGACTCGGGCTTTGAGCCCAGTCCTCGGGCGGAGCGCAGCAAGATACCCACTCTGCGGTCCGCCCACACTGCCCACATGCCGCGTCGACCCATCTACGCCACTTTGGATGGAAGATCCTGCAGCAGCAGGATGGAGAACCGCAAGCCAGGCGATAAGGGAGCCTGCGACATGGGAGCCGTCACCAGGTCCATACAGCGCAACATCAGGAGGTGAGTAAACTAaaggaaaattgaaaaattattaaaaaggtcataaaaataCCTTGGGTTTTATAATGAAGATATCTACAAGTATGCAACAACATACTGTGAATACAGTAGTCCAATAAATTCCTTTTAAAAGGGGACCTAATACATCGACATAACAAGTAATTTATCAATTCTAGTGTCTTATGTGCCATCCTGTAATAGGATTTTAGTCAGCAGAGCTCTAAGAGAAAGCTTATACGTCATTAAAAAATGCCACCGAAAGCACTGGTcttaaaatcattttaaaagagcttaaaagtatgcaacaataaatGTAAGACCCAAAAGCCTGACGAAACCATTCCGTTCCatttttattgcatactttttgacaGCATTATGAAGCATTTAGAAACTTGTGATTTCTGTGACAACTTTTTTAAAGCCTTTGGCCATCAGCAACAGACTTGATGCAATTTTACATTAAGCCCTCGAAATGTGTCCCTTTTTAGATTTACAAAATTCCTGAAAAATATGTATCGAATCGATTTATGCAAATGGTGATGGTAAACTTATAAATTATCCGATTTTTCCCCCGTGCTCGAGGAAGCGGGACAGATTGGCCGTGATTGTGGGGAGTTGCGAGCCCCGGAGAGTTGATGGCGGGATTCATTCATTTAAATTAATCTCCAGGCAGTTAGTGGCGCCAGCGACGCTGCCTTTTTGGCCGTAGATTTATTTACTTGATGCTTGATTTTAATCAACTTGAATGTCCCACTGCCACTGAACCTCCTCGCATTATATCACGCGCGCACTTCAGCTCCGCAGTTGCGGTATCCCCTTAATGTAATCAAACTGGACGAAGCCGGCCGCCTTAAAGTTAATTTAGCCAGGGATTTAATAGCCTGGACGGCATTTCTcatttcttttcttggcttctctggttttttcttcttttttttttgggctgGCGGTTGCTCCATTGTTGCACTGGTCAGCAAATAAATTGCCCAGCTTCCGTTCGCCATAAAATGTAGCgctttaaagttattataaTGCGGTTAAAGGCAATAAACGCGGCATTAATGTTCATTTACCGTGTACTTGAGCATGAACTATGAATTCATAAGGATTAACTGCAAGGACAACAGGTGCACAGTGGTCCCTTTTTGACACATTTATTGGTGACAACTTATTTTTCTACTCCCCATTTGTCTGCTTAATTACCAAAAGAATAAAGAAGAAATGCCCCCAAACGTAACTCATAATTAGGTCAAGTCCAGCACTGCCCTAATATCCTGGCTGATTTATTCCACTGCCCTCGAATGCCCCGAAAATCTCGTCCGCTACCAAACCTCGCTTGTCATTAGCCGAAATGCTCATTTCCGGCAAAGAGTTGCGCATTTTAATTAGCTGCACAGAATCCTGGGGGGGGTGAAAGTGGCAAAGAGAAAGTGGTGAAAATGGTGGGGCGGGATGGCTGCCCACCTGCTGTGGGATATTTTGTTTATGCAGAAACTTGaacaaaatatgaaaattagCCGCAAGCAGGCAGTCGTACCCGCTGTCTGAAAGCAAAGTCTTTGGCTCCGTTTACAACTCGCTAATGCTAATTGTAAATGGAATTAGTGCAGATTAGCAAGGGCATTTTTAGAGGTCCTCGAAGGCAGGGACGATTACCATTTGTGTTCGCTCTTCGTTTGCCGGCTTGTTTCCGGAAAATCCTTTTGTGCCACCCCCTGGGGGATTTTCCCCCCGGCCATATCCCCAGCCCTCTAAACTCACACTAGCAAATGGAAAGTGGAAACCTCGTGTGGctctaatttaattttgtcatTCCTTGCTGGTGAATCGCGCAGATCGATGGCCCTAAGCTGTTGCTCAAACTTAAAAGtcaattgtatttatttatggtATTTGCATAAGCCGGGGCCCGCAAAACTTAATTAAAAAGCATAAGCTGacttttattaattttgcTAATCTGCCTTGTAGCCCATGAATAAATTTGCAAACATTCACCGacaaagaaaaacaaaacaaaacaataacgTAACGAAAACAGAAGCGAATTCTCCGGCCGGCGAGCGCATTTCATAAATAATTCTTTCCACTTGactaatgaaaatatttaactcGGCTGTTTGCATAAGCCAAAGGAAGAGGAGAGCTGGATGCCAAAACCAGGAGAAGTCAGAAGAAACCAGCAGAAACCAGAGGCGCGATTGCGCCATGTTAAGGTTTCGACAAATAcgcggcgtatacgcaatgtaCGCAAAACCGAAAGTCAAACAAGTGTCTTGCTCAGCAACTTTCCGAACAAGTTCCTCAACAAGTCGACGGGGGTGAGTCAATTAATTCCCGAAGAATATACGCTCGACGGCATTGGTGTGGGCGAAAATCCAAATAGAATTCACCCGgcaaagtaaaaaaaaatgctaaaaaaaataagtaaaaagtGAATCCATAGCTCCCAGTCGAATACTTTTTGCGGAGTGGAAGTTTTGCAGGGGGTGTCGACCAGGAAAATACCATGAAAAGTGTGTAAATAGagactttattttatttcgtattttttttttcattttatttttgcattcGCACGCTTTCACACCGGTGGACCCGGATCCGGgcaactttattttattttttgtttcctCGTTTTGGCTCCGAAGAGATTAAAATTTTATCTGACgcataaattaaacaaataacttACGAGTTGGGGTGTCCCAGCAGCACAGGTGAGATTTGGGATTTTTAATGTGCGCTCACGTAATTGACGTTGTTAAATATTTGGATTTCGTTTttcgtttccgaccccaagTTTATCTGTTGTCCTTGGGCctgattttccttttttttttggaccgtGCGTGACAGGATTAGGCATATTTGTTGACCCACTTTAAAATGTTGATACTGATAGTTGCTATACCAAAAAATTCATTTAACTTTGAGCGATTAGTTTAAGCCTTAACCTAGCATCTTGGTTTTCTGGGTCTTCTGGGTTTTTCCCCGGAAATTTCAGCCAACCACTTGGCCAAGTTTCAAGCACGGGCTCAGAAATATAGCCATAATGAAAAATGAAGCGGTAAAGTTTTCGTTGGCCGCAGACTTTTCGCGAATTCTTTGGGGGTGTGCGACTTTGTCAACACTTTTGGAGGCCATCGATTTTCCAGAAAGTACTAGATAGATATAGGAATGCAGGTATGCAGGACACGATTCTCTGGGTGTTTCTGGCCCAGCCATTAACACTTGGCAAAAGGTTCTCCCAGAGCTTTTGTGTGTTGCTTGTGCGGCACAAATTGCCGGCGGGCTGGACTCGTCGTTGTTGCAACTTGTGCAGCGCTTAATTTCTTTGCATTTTGTTGTCGTTGTCAGCGCTGGGGAAAAGTGAAAACTGCGCCTACTCACTGCCGGTGATGGTGGTGCTGACTTTGCCGCCGGCGGGTTTTCCACTTCATCCACTTTGGCGCTGCGTGCACTTTTTGCCTGTCACATTTGTGTCGCAAACAGGAAGAGCTGGGTGGTGGCTaggtggttgggtggttgggtggtttcCAAGGTGGTTGGGTGGCCTGTCACTCAGTGGGTCGCTGCAAGCGTTGGCAGTGGAAAAATGTGCCACACAAAATCAACGCGCACaagaaaatgaaatgaaagtTGTACTAGGCGAACGTAGAGCGGAAACGGAAATCAGTAGCAGTAGTGAAAAGTGGGCGGTGGTGGGTGTTGGCtcgcagaaaataaaaaaaaagaaaaggaaatatGCCAAGGACAGTATTGCAAAAAGTATTTGCACAAAGCGAAAGACTTGCAAAGAACTCAAGCGCAACCGAATGGAGCCAAAAGCGAGGCGTAAAATTGAAAAGCGCTTCGGCAAACAAGTGATGGTGATGATGgccatgatgatgatgatggtaaGATGGCCATAGCCGCGATAAGGAGGGCCATGATGATAAAGATGACCACCACTGGTGGGGCAGCAAAGCAAGCGGAAGAACGATGGACCGCTTTGAAGTCGCGCTGCGGGATTCCTTCTTGGCCCCTTGGCCAATTTATTACGCAGCTTTTGGCTCTCAAGGATTCTTACCTATTTATTACCTGCCTCTCTAGCTCCGACCcaccatccatccatccatccatctaTCCGGCTAGCATCCATCCCACGAGCAATGAACTTTTGTTTCAAAGTCAAATTGTTTTGCATAATTTCGCGCTGCGCAGCCAAGTGGCGAGCAGTGTCAAGCGGTCTCCTTCTCCTGGGTAAACAATTTTCGAAAAACGCCGCTCCAGCCCGGCTTTTTTGCACACCAAGTGCCCTCGACAAATTTGCTTAGTTTTTTCGGTGAATGCACCTCcactgccgctgctgctgcttttgctTCTGCTCAGCAAAAAGCAGAAAGCACAAGCAGAAAGCAAAAGGCTCGGACGTCATTCGTTGATTTAGAAGAGTCGCTGGCCCGCAGCCGAGTTAAGGGAGCAACTTTGAAGGGTCACCGAGATGCATATCCTTATCCTCAATCTTAAACCGCTTAAAGCCCTGTTTGcctaatttttaataaaatttctAATAACATTTTATGGCTCAGAGGGTGCCGTTGGCGGCTTTAATTTGACTCGCTTCTCTTCTCTGGGCCATTCTCAATTATTAATAGAATTTTTTCCGCGTACGCACTTTagtatttttgaaattttaataACATGATGCCTTTTATTGCGCTTGTAGCTGGTAGTAAGAGCAGAAAGGAGGTCCTTTTTGTGAGCGGAAACAGCAGGGAACAGAGCTTTTGTTTGACTCGCGAAATATCAAAATGACAATTTACGTACATTTGCTAACATTTATTTTGCAAGGCCCTGGCAAAGTTATTTCGCGGATGATGGGGACAAAGAAAAGCTGCTTTTTTCTCTATCTTCTTTTGTTTATATGATATCATACATCCCCACAGATATTATATGGAACGCAAGATCTTCCAGCATCTGCTGGAGCTCAAATCGCTACAGATTCGCTCCAGTAAATTGAACGAGGCGGTGCTGGTAAAGCGGGCAGTGGATGACTACCACAAGTCCTGCGTCCTTTTGGGCGGTGAAACGGGTACCCGACTCAGGCGCTACAACTTCAGCGAGTACACATTCAAGAACTTCGAGCTCTTCCTCTACGAGACGCTCAAGGGACTCCAACGACCGGGCACCAACAACTTCCAGAACATCAACGAGGTGTACGAGGAGGTAAGGACCATGATTAAGTGACGCCGCTCCTCCAAGTGGCTCATCCGGTTTTATCCCATTTCGCAGGCGGAGCGCCGGCTAAGTCCGGATTACAATGCCTACGAGAAGGCGCTGCAGTGCACCACCAAGACGCACCGATGCCTCCATGCGGCCCATGCCTACACGGGAATACCCTGCGCCGCTTACAGTAAGTAATATTTTCAGGAagcacacagaaaaaaaattgcGGGGGCTAAAGGAACTCCTCTTAAACAGAGAATTAGGTTAATAAAAAATCAACaataacaatttattttaacaCTTAAAGGAACTCTCTCATATTTAGTTAACTTTTTAAACTACCTCAGTTTTAGATagattctttaaaaaaaaatatataaatacaagGGTAGACTTTTTGGTAAATCTTTGTTCCAAGTATAAACCTAGATTTATTTTTAGAGAGTACTTTTCTTGTTTATGtcagttaaaatttaatttaattttaaacttaTGATGCTTatgttatattattttaaatttgtataaatatattaattatatcCTTGTCTTTTTTCCGGTTTTTAAAAAAGGTTCTACCTGGATGTTCAATTCGTAAAGAGCCattatttgaatttcaattgttttttatacctttttataCGGTTGAGGATTAGTTATTATTTAAGGTTGATAAAAACCTGTTTGACTTGTCAAACAAGCTTTATAGATAAGGAAAAAAATGGACTTTATAATCGGCTTATTTTTTTCTTAGCAAAAAAGTATGGAATTAACAgctttaataaattatttaaatagtAAGAACTTTTTTGggcaaacctttttttttgtgtgccGCGCCTTGCTGCCCCGATTGCTCGAGGGCTTTAAGCGGCTCTGTGCAAGCGTGAAAAATGGCACCAGACAggctttggctttggccaAAAGAGCCAAAGAGTCAAATCGCCC is from Drosophila suzukii chromosome 3, CBGP_Dsuzu_IsoJpt1.0, whole genome shotgun sequence and encodes:
- the LOC118877721 gene encoding uncharacterized protein isoform X1, with the translated sequence MQKRPKAEVKSVTGPAKPPRLKAAKKQLQFESPLPRRTRVDQLQKQQHPISQEGQEQRQQERQQQKPADNVIAMPGSSQDADTDAAAEAAVDVPETEPAPWPDPHHPHPDPGQLTVSHSQSVPASSSSSSSSAKKRLAEGCTSLMYACQRGDIVQVLAQMREKPQLLRQRDRSHRNALHYCAAQDVDRSKDLVAAASIAIAAPELLESADEDGFTPLHLAVIQGNLAMVNLLLANKADVNAVDNEGHSVVHWATVCGEVESLRAVLAAGASVAKPDANGGTPLHYAAQMCGASHDSKQQASSSTSSRLSLEILGILLSHPQSSVDVQDKDGRQPLLWAASAGSAKAVIALVKAGARVESSDKDGLTALHCAGSRGHTECIDTLIGLCGAPTDLIDSNGCTALHYAVTLGHADATARLLDLEADPNRQDRKGRTPAHCGCSKGQFETLKLLKDRGANLWLRNAKGDLPLHEAAASGRRELLEWLLNQRPKQVNTTSNDGRSLLHIAAANDYTDMCKLLLDYGADVNAVYRNSRGLVLTPLDGALQRGHRSTAKFLQANGGQPANKVRLSSRRVGNPFHETNATDMVRPLKYVEKEELHDLRSSKKYVVYLKRSDSDNGNGNGNGKAEEPDPGDCSCSEQTYRKEQRMRHVCRRHKRRQLRRRTSSCGESKHERCSEICRSKSNIEIRRRKSRERYASSSEWEEEDDEEDSCENCCYHKRQKDRVVSRKRSTSSRKSKNREDSDEENHTANSSPEKGSRKPLTVNGDHQARSSSAKEPPPSSPTKEGTFIKSPTQSAKSEQTAPMDNLLVEESHAVELTDEEQEAAKSVVTQVDVHHDAEENQTSKSSEEQPAVEENVKEKEEAKLQLSEEETQLLSKEVEQVIKIAATALSSESKSSSSEEKPEEKELPKESEEPAMEKPEEVAKESSKPPTPNAPPPSKPATPPPQPKEGAGGEKPQPNANTAEGVESVASEPPSDGKKTEQIEQAEAKPKPNSNPSPTPTPQPTPPPTAPPAEPKKPPTAPQPRPSTAQTPTSQPKEPPQREQETRRSFTLLASDSADDDPVPIPNSNPPASASDEPAIERKSSFQVLKSDDSLDENGKRPGRKVDYDQAGNQVFQVVSEGASAVQLPSASELEKMEYDYEEYDEEYDDDDRDGMDPEHDSALRRFLSSGNRHGVGSSGAGAGGLGGAAAAGGSIADDTSEGMGNGRKRRLKKRVRSGNKTRSNWKNSQDSRDGSNMALATTKDQDSGFEPSPRAERSKIPTLRSAHTAHMPRRPIYATLDGRSCSSRMENRKPGDKGACDMGAVTRSIQRNIRRYYMERKIFQHLLELKSLQIRSSKLNEAVLVKRAVDDYHKSCVLLGGETGTRLRRYNFSEYTFKNFELFLYETLKGLQRPGTNNFQNINEVYEEAERRLSPDYNAYEKALQCTTKTHRCLHAAHAYTGIPCAAYIPMMNHHTMPKFGFGSYKKTGSVSSFFLPKILTSGRASSGRAAGGMGGGMGGSASGNRCNHKVALELSHGKNKQLISLPAEKLDSNKRYYVTFTVKDSSGPSAYQQQQQQQ
- the LOC118877721 gene encoding uncharacterized protein isoform X4: MVNLLLANKADVNAVDNEGHSVVHWATVCGEVESLRAVLAAGASVAKPDANGGTPLHYAAQMCGASHDSKQQASSSTSSRLSLEILGILLSHPQSSVDVQDKDGRQPLLWAASAGSAKAVIALVKAGARVESSDKDGLTALHCAGSRGHTECIDTLIGLCGAPTDLIDSNGCTALHYAVTLGHADATARLLDLEADPNRQDRKGRTPAHCGCSKGQFETLKLLKDRGANLWLRNAKGDLPLHEAAASGRRELLEWLLNQRPKQVNTTSNDGRSLLHIAAANDYTDMCKLLLDYGADVNAVYRNSRGLVLTPLDGALQRGHRSTAKFLQANGGQPANKVRLSSRRVGNPFHETNATDMVRPLKYVEKEELHDLRSSKKYVVYLKRSDSDNGNGNGNGKAEEPDPGDCSCSEQTYRKEQRMRHVCRRHKRRQLRRRTSSCGESKHERCSEICRSKSNIEIRRRKSRERYASSSEWEEEDDEEDSCENCCYHKRQKDRVVSRKRSTSSRKSKNREDSDEENHTANSSPEKGSRKPLTVNGDHQARSSSAKEPPPSSPTKEGTFIKSPTQSAKSEQTAPMDNLLVEESHAVELTDEEQEAAKSVVTQVDVHHDAEENQTSKSSEEQPAVEENVKEKEEAKLQLSEEETQLLSKEVEQVIKIAATALSSESKSSSSEEKPEEKELPKESEEPAMEKPEEVAKESSKPPTPNAPPPSKPATPPPQPKEGAGGEKPQPNANTAEGVESVASEPPSDGKKTEQIEQAEAKPKPNSNPSPTPTPQPTPPPTAPPAEPKKPPTAPQPRPSTAQTPTSQPKEPPQREQETRRSFTLLASDSADDDPVPIPNSNPPASASDEPAIERKSSFQVLKSDDSLDENGKRPGRKVDYDQAGNQVFQVVSEGASAVQLPSASELEKMEYDYEEYDEEYDDDDRDGMDPEHDSALRRFLSSGNRHGVGSSGAGAGGLGGAAAAGGSIADDTSEGMGNGRKRRLKKRVRSGNKTRSNWKNSQDSRDGSNMALATTKDQDSGFEPSPRAERSKIPTLRSAHTAHMPRRPIYATLDGRSCSSRMENRKPGDKGACDMGAVTRSIQRNIRRYYMERKIFQHLLELKSLQIRSSKLNEAVLVKRAVDDYHKSCVLLGGETGTRLRRYNFSEYTFKNFELFLYETLKGLQRPGTNNFQNINEVYEEAERRLSPDYNAYEKALQCTTKTHRCLHAAHAYTGIPCAAYIPMMNHHTMPKFGFGSYKKTGSVSSFFLPKILTSGRASSGRAAGGMGGGMGGSASGNRCNHKVALELSHGKNKQLISLPAEKLDSNKRYYVTFTVKDSSGPSAYQQQQQQQ